A single window of Acinetobacter wuhouensis DNA harbors:
- a CDS encoding DUF4126 domain-containing protein, whose protein sequence is METILSLCIGIGLSAACGFRVFVPLLVMSVAAIMGWFEPMKGFEWLMMPSVCIGLAVATICEIGAYYVPWVDNVLDTIATPAALVAGTLTTMAVSTGEMSQFTNWAAALIVGGGTASAVQLSTVAVRGVSTATTGGIANPVVSTGEWISALVVSLLSFVVPVLVVIVGIIAMI, encoded by the coding sequence ATCGAAACAATCCTCAGTCTATGTATTGGTATTGGTCTAAGTGCGGCATGCGGTTTTCGTGTATTTGTACCTTTATTGGTCATGAGTGTTGCAGCCATCATGGGATGGTTTGAACCGATGAAAGGTTTTGAATGGCTCATGATGCCATCGGTCTGTATCGGGCTTGCAGTGGCAACCATCTGTGAAATCGGAGCTTACTATGTACCTTGGGTCGACAATGTACTCGATACCATTGCAACACCAGCCGCATTAGTCGCAGGAACACTGACAACTATGGCTGTGAGTACAGGTGAAATGTCACAATTTACCAATTGGGCAGCAGCACTGATTGTGGGTGGTGGAACAGCATCTGCAGTACAACTCAGTACCGTTGCCGTACGTGGCGTATCCACAGCAACCACAGGTGGGATTGCAAACCCTGTAGTATCGACAGGAGAATGGATCAGTGCGCTCGTCGTTTCATTACTGTCTTTTGTTGTTCCTGTATTGGTGGTGATCGTTGGTATTATTGCCATGATCTGA
- a CDS encoding zinc ribbon-containing protein: MVTAGQKPGTGFYFCVKCGHRTYLEIGTDRLPPCTKCLGNQFNNKNA; encoded by the coding sequence ATGGTTACTGCTGGTCAAAAACCCGGAACAGGCTTCTATTTTTGTGTCAAATGCGGACACCGCACCTACTTAGAAATTGGTACAGATCGTCTACCACCGTGTACCAAATGCCTTGGCAATCAATTCAACAACAAGAATGCCTAA
- a CDS encoding DUF4411 family protein, whose protein sequence is MGKDIYILDASTLIDIWQRFPRDLKVFQQLWEQIEELVELEIIVVTRRNFEEVKSKSEEIHNHFKGLGIVILTPTQEILELAVNIQMELGITDAEIKNNLRKGVDEGDLFCVATAKIRQAILVTEESKQPVNSGNKGALPTNYKIPRVCALSSVNVECINFLELLDLIKNL, encoded by the coding sequence ATGGGTAAAGATATTTATATCTTAGATGCTTCAACGCTTATTGATATTTGGCAGAGATTCCCAAGAGATCTAAAAGTTTTTCAACAACTTTGGGAACAAATCGAGGAGTTAGTTGAATTAGAAATAATAGTAGTAACAAGAAGAAATTTTGAAGAAGTGAAGAGTAAAAGTGAAGAAATTCATAATCATTTTAAGGGGTTGGGTATAGTTATACTAACTCCTACACAAGAAATCTTGGAGTTAGCTGTAAATATTCAGATGGAATTAGGTATTACAGATGCAGAAATTAAAAATAATTTACGTAAAGGGGTAGATGAAGGGGATTTATTTTGCGTAGCAACTGCGAAAATCAGACAAGCGATATTGGTAACCGAAGAGAGTAAGCAACCTGTTAATTCGGGGAATAAAGGAGCGTTGCCGACAAACTATAAAATTCCAAGAGTATGTGCATTGTCGTCTGTAAATGTTGAATGTATAAATTTTCTTGAGTTATTAGATCTTATAAAGAACTTATAA
- a CDS encoding ImmA/IrrE family metallo-endopeptidase encodes MSEYIRVNPDRIEWCRLKYDVSVELLAKKIDVKVEKLEGLLKENEDPTITYNQLEKLADLFGESILFFIKNEPIEEKEIFVPQFRTFDSQMPIIDLKIKKIIENVIAQHEVYLGLQNDLDIEVEYFQSPDLKNHSLTKQGEKIRKWLGIDNSKKMTFKDYRKLIEDKNILVFLSSGYSGAWKIPNDSTVIGFSFYNEKVPLIFIKKDNEFSDSLSVFTLFHELAHILLHKKTIIDTNEIIYSDKRIEREANLLAANILVSDNVLKQLDIKEKPEEVERFAQWLKPITDKLSVSPDVILLRLKEFNLISQFEYDSFRLYRKEEFERNRFSIVKEQKGIPRRRSLEPKQIFGDGYVRVVIEALHSKLVTLNKASNYLDGVKIKNIQEIERSIYG; translated from the coding sequence ATGAGTGAATATATTAGAGTTAACCCCGATAGAATTGAATGGTGTCGTCTTAAGTACGATGTCAGTGTTGAGCTTTTGGCAAAAAAAATTGATGTGAAAGTTGAAAAGTTGGAAGGCTTATTAAAAGAAAATGAAGATCCAACAATAACTTATAACCAGCTTGAAAAATTGGCTGACTTATTTGGCGAAAGCATTCTATTTTTTATTAAAAATGAGCCGATTGAAGAGAAAGAGATATTTGTACCTCAATTTCGTACGTTTGACTCTCAAATGCCAATCATAGATCTAAAAATCAAAAAAATTATTGAAAATGTTATTGCTCAGCATGAAGTTTACTTAGGTTTACAAAATGATTTAGATATTGAAGTTGAGTATTTTCAAAGTCCTGATCTGAAAAATCACTCTCTTACTAAGCAAGGTGAAAAAATTCGTAAATGGTTAGGAATTGATAATTCTAAAAAAATGACTTTTAAGGACTACAGAAAGCTAATAGAAGATAAAAATATTCTTGTATTTCTAAGTTCTGGATACAGTGGCGCATGGAAAATTCCTAATGATAGCACTGTGATTGGCTTTAGTTTTTATAATGAAAAAGTACCTCTCATTTTCATTAAGAAGGATAATGAGTTCAGTGATAGCTTATCTGTCTTTACTTTGTTCCATGAATTAGCACATATACTTTTGCATAAGAAAACAATTATTGATACGAATGAAATTATTTACTCTGATAAAAGAATCGAAAGAGAGGCAAATCTATTAGCTGCTAATATTCTCGTAAGTGACAATGTGCTTAAGCAGTTAGATATAAAAGAAAAACCAGAAGAAGTTGAGAGGTTTGCTCAATGGCTTAAACCTATAACAGATAAACTATCTGTAAGTCCAGATGTAATATTATTACGTCTTAAGGAGTTCAATTTAATTAGTCAATTTGAATATGATAGTTTTAGGTTATATCGTAAAGAAGAGTTTGAGAGGAATAGATTTAGCATTGTAAAAGAACAAAAGGGCATACCGAGAAGAAGATCTTTAGAACCAAAACAAATTTTTGGTGATGGATATGTGCGGGTTGTAATTGAAGCTTTACATAGTAAGTTAGTTACTTTAAATAAAGCTAGTAATTATCTTGATGGAGTAAAAATAAAGAATATTCAAGAAATTGAAAGGAGTATCTATGGGTAA
- the acnD gene encoding Fe/S-dependent 2-methylisocitrate dehydratase AcnD has translation MNNNYRKPLQGTQLEYFDVRQAVEDIQPGAYAKLPYTSKVLAEQLVRRCDPAILEQSLKELINRKQDHDFPWYPARVVCHDILGQTALVDLAGLRDAIADQGGDPSKVNPVVPTQLIVDHSLAVEYGGFDPDAFEKNRAVEDRRNEDRFHFIEWTKTAFENVDVIPAGNGIMHQINLEKMSPVVQNREGVAFPDTCVGTDSHTPHTDALGVISIGVGGLEAENVMLGRASWMRLPDIIGVEFVGQRQAGITATDIVLALTEFLRKERVVGAYLEFFGEGADSMSVGDRATISNMTPEYGATAAMFYIDQNTIDYLTLTGREADQVKLVETYAKEIGLWASDMKQAEYPRVLRFDLSTVTRNIAGPSNPHARVSTADLKAKGIAGNLDAARAQEAEGLMPDGAVIIAAITSCTNTSNPRNTVAAGLLARKANELGLVRKPWVKSSFAPGSKAAALYLEEAGVLGDLEKLGFGIVAYACTTCNGMSGALDPVIQQEIIDRDLYATAVLSGNRNFDGRIHPYAKQAFLASPPLVVAYAIAGTIRFDIETDSLGNDKDGNPIYLKDIWPSDEEIDALVKVAVKPEQFKKVYIPMFDLGERVQAASPLYDWRPQSTYIRRPPYWEGALAAPRTLANMRPLAILPDNITTDHLSPSNAILMDSAAGEYLHKMGVPEEDFNSYATHRGDHLTAQRATFANPKLFNEMVVRSDGTIKQGSKARVEPEGEVMRMWEAIETYMNRKQPLIIIAGKDYGQGSSRDWAAKGVRLAGVEVIVAEGFERIHRTNLVGMGVLPLEFKAGTDRKTLKLDGTELYSVIGNIAPRSTLTLVIERSTADGQNEIVKVPVTCRLDTEEEVHVYEAGGVLQRFAQDFLEGNV, from the coding sequence ATGAATAACAATTATCGCAAACCACTGCAAGGTACCCAGCTCGAATACTTCGATGTGCGTCAAGCCGTTGAAGACATCCAGCCAGGCGCATACGCGAAACTTCCATACACTTCAAAAGTATTGGCTGAACAGTTAGTCCGTCGCTGTGACCCAGCCATTCTCGAACAATCTTTAAAAGAACTGATTAACCGTAAACAAGACCATGATTTTCCTTGGTATCCTGCACGTGTGGTGTGCCATGACATTCTCGGACAAACTGCATTGGTTGACCTTGCAGGTCTGCGTGATGCGATTGCCGACCAAGGTGGTGATCCTTCAAAAGTAAACCCAGTTGTACCAACCCAGTTGATCGTAGATCACTCTTTGGCAGTGGAATACGGTGGTTTTGACCCAGATGCATTTGAGAAAAACCGTGCTGTGGAAGACCGTCGTAACGAAGACCGTTTCCACTTCATCGAATGGACTAAAACTGCGTTTGAAAATGTCGACGTGATCCCTGCGGGTAACGGCATCATGCACCAGATCAACTTGGAGAAAATGTCTCCAGTGGTGCAAAACCGTGAAGGTGTGGCATTCCCTGATACTTGTGTAGGTACAGATTCTCATACACCACATACTGATGCGCTTGGTGTGATCTCAATTGGTGTCGGAGGACTCGAAGCTGAAAATGTAATGTTGGGTCGAGCATCTTGGATGCGTCTTCCAGATATTATCGGTGTAGAATTTGTTGGTCAGCGTCAAGCAGGCATTACCGCAACAGATATCGTATTGGCATTGACAGAATTCTTGCGTAAAGAACGTGTGGTGGGTGCATATTTAGAATTCTTTGGTGAAGGTGCAGACAGCATGTCAGTGGGTGATCGTGCCACGATTTCCAACATGACTCCTGAATATGGCGCAACTGCGGCAATGTTCTACATTGATCAGAACACCATTGATTATTTAACACTGACAGGTCGTGAAGCAGATCAGGTTAAACTTGTTGAAACCTATGCCAAAGAAATCGGTCTTTGGGCATCGGACATGAAACAAGCGGAATATCCACGTGTACTTCGTTTCGATCTTTCAACTGTAACCCGTAATATTGCAGGTCCATCAAACCCACATGCTCGTGTATCAACAGCAGATTTAAAAGCCAAAGGCATTGCAGGTAATTTAGACGCAGCTCGTGCGCAAGAAGCTGAAGGTTTAATGCCAGATGGTGCTGTGATCATTGCAGCGATTACGTCTTGTACCAATACTTCGAATCCACGTAATACCGTTGCCGCAGGCTTGTTGGCGCGTAAAGCCAATGAACTTGGTTTAGTGCGTAAACCTTGGGTGAAATCATCATTTGCACCAGGTTCTAAAGCAGCAGCTTTGTATCTTGAAGAAGCAGGCGTATTGGGTGATCTTGAGAAGCTTGGTTTCGGTATTGTGGCGTATGCCTGTACCACATGTAACGGTATGTCAGGTGCGTTAGATCCTGTAATTCAACAAGAAATTATTGACCGTGACCTGTACGCAACTGCGGTACTGTCAGGTAACCGTAACTTTGATGGTCGTATTCATCCTTATGCAAAGCAAGCGTTCTTGGCTTCTCCACCGTTGGTTGTGGCGTATGCGATTGCAGGAACAATCCGTTTTGACATCGAAACAGATTCATTGGGCAATGACAAAGACGGTAATCCGATTTACTTAAAAGACATTTGGCCATCGGACGAAGAAATTGATGCTCTGGTAAAAGTTGCTGTTAAACCTGAACAGTTCAAGAAAGTGTATATCCCAATGTTTGATTTGGGTGAGCGTGTACAGGCTGCGAGTCCATTGTATGACTGGCGTCCGCAAAGTACCTATATCCGCCGTCCGCCGTATTGGGAAGGTGCTTTGGCTGCGCCACGTACTTTGGCGAATATGCGTCCGCTTGCGATTCTTCCTGACAATATCACGACAGATCACTTGTCACCATCGAATGCGATCTTGATGGATTCGGCAGCAGGTGAATATCTTCACAAAATGGGCGTGCCTGAGGAAGACTTCAACTCTTACGCAACGCACCGTGGTGACCATTTAACTGCGCAACGTGCAACATTTGCAAACCCGAAACTGTTCAATGAAATGGTGGTTCGCTCTGACGGTACGATCAAGCAAGGTTCTAAAGCACGTGTTGAGCCTGAGGGCGAAGTGATGCGTATGTGGGAAGCGATCGAAACTTATATGAATCGTAAGCAACCGCTGATCATCATTGCAGGTAAAGATTATGGTCAGGGTTCTAGCCGTGACTGGGCTGCAAAAGGTGTGCGTCTTGCTGGTGTTGAAGTGATTGTTGCAGAAGGTTTTGAGCGTATTCACCGTACTAACCTTGTAGGTATGGGGGTATTACCGCTTGAGTTTAAAGCAGGTACAGACCGTAAGACGTTAAAGCTTGATGGTACTGAGTTGTATAGCGTGATTGGTAATATTGCGCCGCGTTCGACTTTAACTTTGGTGATCGAGCGTTCGACTGCTGATGGTCAAAATGAGATCGTGAAAGTGCCTGTAACCTGTCGTTTGGATACCGAAGAAGAAGTGCATGTGTATGAAGCGGGTGGTGTGTTGCAACGCTTTGCACAGGATTTCTTGGAAGGGAATGTTTAA
- the ygfZ gene encoding CAF17-like 4Fe-4S cluster assembly/insertion protein YgfZ yields MSNLAFSSFTLIGVDAQKFLQGQVTVNAEALAENVSQYTAICDLKGRIHFGLWLKKRNPEEFEIVTTQDQAEEFAKHIKKYGAFSKMKLEQIGAVFPTVNGTTTDFSDSETDISTWEIAAIQNGQAYINQAIEGLFQPQELRFHQRGAVNYDKGCYLGQEVIARLWFKAKPKAWLHVVQGSGDVPAQGEQLNKGVQVVNSTAFENGFIALVVARPEALAELEVTVLDLPESLSGDVARPQ; encoded by the coding sequence ATGAGCAATTTAGCGTTCTCCTCTTTCACGTTAATCGGTGTCGATGCACAAAAATTCCTGCAAGGACAAGTGACTGTAAATGCAGAAGCTTTGGCTGAAAATGTATCGCAATACACTGCAATTTGTGATTTGAAAGGTCGTATTCATTTTGGTTTATGGTTAAAAAAACGTAATCCTGAAGAATTTGAAATCGTGACCACGCAAGATCAAGCGGAAGAATTTGCCAAACATATTAAAAAATATGGTGCATTTTCCAAGATGAAACTTGAGCAAATTGGTGCTGTTTTTCCGACTGTAAATGGCACGACAACTGACTTTTCTGACAGTGAAACTGATATTTCTACTTGGGAAATTGCTGCGATTCAGAATGGTCAAGCTTATATTAATCAAGCGATTGAAGGTTTATTCCAACCACAAGAGTTACGTTTCCATCAACGTGGTGCTGTGAATTATGACAAGGGTTGTTACTTGGGTCAGGAAGTGATTGCACGTCTTTGGTTTAAGGCAAAACCGAAAGCGTGGTTACATGTGGTTCAGGGTTCAGGTGATGTTCCTGCACAAGGTGAACAGTTGAATAAAGGCGTGCAAGTGGTGAATAGCACTGCTTTTGAAAATGGTTTTATTGCGCTTGTGGTTGCTCGTCCTGAGGCTTTGGCTGAGCTTGAAGTGACTGTTTTAGACTTGCCTGAAAGTTTAAGTGGTGATGTGGCAAGACCGCAGTAA
- a CDS encoding TPM domain-containing protein has translation MQHDYKTLYQQFILFTCTLLLSVISHALSPELLKQLKKENIVDTTLTLSDNQIAKLKSQNKQLYQEKKIDLKILMIPSTNGLSIEQYANEVFNTLKIGNQKLDNGLLLVVAKNDHKMRFEVGYGLEGDFPDIQAGRMIRNTLAPNFKNNDYYQGFYQVQQSLLKLDILFSNTLDKQKNILTTFNFYVQLFLSILLCIPLYWLYTRATVNWGTSAGFGIFTACLVFEIFIHIFIFSYLQTPKIAFFICSLIPLYAPLLVLIFLPKNQNHKLLKSILYSLPLQIFSILGLGIFYYVDFFPKAALVLLQGLAIIFILIFLRYLQFLYRFHHHTENAYLTSFYNQYLKEKERQQAIDEEFKRTNVANHSNDSSSSSSSSSSNSSSNSSSSSSSSNDRDSGGSSGGGGASGSW, from the coding sequence ATGCAACATGATTATAAAACACTGTATCAGCAGTTCATTCTTTTTACCTGCACTTTACTGCTCAGTGTCATCAGTCATGCCCTATCGCCTGAGCTTTTAAAACAACTTAAAAAAGAAAATATAGTCGATACCACACTGACGCTTTCGGACAATCAAATTGCTAAATTGAAAAGTCAAAATAAGCAACTCTACCAAGAGAAGAAAATTGATCTTAAAATTCTTATGATACCTTCTACAAATGGCTTATCTATTGAACAGTATGCAAATGAAGTTTTTAATACACTTAAAATTGGTAATCAGAAGCTCGATAATGGTCTACTTTTAGTTGTTGCGAAAAATGACCATAAAATGCGTTTTGAAGTGGGTTATGGTTTAGAAGGTGATTTTCCAGATATTCAAGCAGGACGAATGATTCGTAATACCCTTGCACCAAATTTTAAAAATAATGATTATTATCAAGGTTTTTATCAGGTACAACAGTCTCTTTTAAAACTCGATATTTTATTTAGCAACACTCTAGATAAGCAAAAAAATATACTGACGACTTTCAATTTTTATGTGCAATTATTTTTATCCATTTTACTCTGTATTCCATTATATTGGCTGTATACAAGAGCAACTGTGAATTGGGGAACCAGTGCAGGATTCGGTATATTTACAGCATGTTTAGTTTTTGAGATATTTATACATATATTTATTTTTTCTTATTTGCAGACACCCAAAATTGCTTTTTTTATTTGCTCACTCATTCCACTTTATGCACCTTTATTAGTACTTATATTTTTACCCAAAAATCAAAATCATAAATTGCTCAAATCTATTTTATATAGTTTACCTCTACAGATTTTTTCAATATTGGGATTGGGGATCTTTTACTATGTAGACTTTTTCCCAAAAGCTGCACTCGTTTTACTTCAAGGTTTAGCCATCATTTTTATCTTAATTTTTTTACGCTATCTACAATTTTTATACCGCTTTCATCATCATACTGAAAATGCTTACCTCACTTCATTTTATAATCAATATCTAAAAGAAAAAGAACGTCAACAAGCGATTGATGAAGAATTTAAACGAACCAATGTAGCAAATCATTCAAACGATTCTTCCTCAAGTAGCTCATCATCTAGTAGCAATAGTTCAAGTAACTCAAGTAGTAGTTCATCATCAAGCAATGATCGAGATTCAGGCGGAAGTTCTGGCGGTGGCGGAGCATCAGGGAGTTGGTAA